The Desulfovibrio inopinatus DSM 10711 genomic interval TCATGAGTTTCGTAATGCGGAACGGAGAGAAGACTGCTTTTATCAAGAGTGTTGTTTGTAAGCAGGGTATGCATTTGTTGAGAGAAATGTCTATAATTTCGTAAGATGAATGTCATCCCCCATCCGCACGGCGTGGTCCAGCAACCCGCATCGCCAATAAAGACGACATGATCTTCCGCAATTTGTTGTGAAGAAACCGTGCCAGACGGATACCAGCCATGTTTTAATTCTTGAATCTCAAGGTCATGGAAATTCGGTGTTGTTGGTTCTTCACGAATGACCTTCATGTATTCTTTTTCCATGAATTCAAGTGGCATGCGTTCTTTTCGCAGATAAAAGACAAAAGAGAACGATGTCGATTCATCGAGAATTTCATATTCAAAAACAGGGCGCCCATTCGCCATGGAGGCATCGGGGTCGATCGTGGAATCTTCAAATGTTTGCCACAGCATATAGTCACCGACTTTCATACCGTTCAAACCGTTTGGATGCTTTCCAACACTTCCGTAGACCGACCACCAGTAGTCATTCGATCGGTCGATGTGATATTTTTGTAGAATCGGTGAATTTTGGCCCGAGGCATCAATGAGTAATCGAGTTTTCAAGATACCTGCCGTGGTCTCGACACTGACGATCCCATCAGTGACATTATGATCTGAATAGGAGCAGGTATTGATAATATCGCCACCGTTACTTTTAATGACCTCAATCCAATGAGCCAAGAGGGCATGTTCGTCGACATAAGGATATCGGTCGAACAGTTCGGCTCTCCAATTCAAGTTTGCCCCACCGTATGTTTGTGTCATGAATGTTGTCACGCCGTTATACGTGTAGGGCATGACATCTTCATTGACGACGTCTAGCGGAACAAACCAACTTTTCGTTGTTTTTCCTGCGTACTCCTTGTCAATGACTATAATGTCGTGGTCGGCTGACAGCTCGGAGCCAACCGCAAGCCCAGCGGGGCCGCCTCCGATAATGATCGTGTCATAAATTTTGTTCGCGTCCATTTGGATTCTCCCATGGCCGAAGTGGCGGTCCAACGTTAAAAACATGTCTCCTTGGCAAGGATGGAGTCTTTGCCGGGAGAGAGTACAGCTTGGGGTGTATAAAGGTATGGATTGTAAAACGCACCATGGTGCGAAGATATATCGCGTTATCTGGGAGGAGGCGTGAAGCGCCTTTTATAAGTGAAATGTATCGACCAACTGATTTGTTCCAACGACATGCACGCGTCATCAGTGGTGCGAGAGGCAGGGCAGAATACTGCCCAATTCTCAAAAAGAGCAATAGGATAGACCTGTTGCCTCGCCGTATAAAAAGTGGGAAGGCGGGCATAATACTACATTGAGTTGAACAAAATCACGTGGGGTATGATTTCGGACATACGCTTACTATCGCGAACTCAGATTTCGCGTTACGGCAAATATGTGCTGCTCGAAGTTGATTCTCGGACGGATCTTTCGTGAAGTATAACCAAATCAATGGAATTGTGCAATGCCACTGCGATGATAACAATTCTAGAACGCGTTATAACGTAGCTTTGAAAGGTTGAAAAACGGGACGTACAGTGTTGATATACGGAGAAAGACGACGGCGACATGGTGATCTTTGTCCGTTTTGAATACATTGGGAGATATTTCGCTGGTGGGTTTCATTACACCGACGAGACGTGAGGTGACTTAAAGGAAAGCGATTTCGCCGCTTTTTGAAAGAGATGGCGAGGCGGTATCAAAACTCTTGATGGATTTGATTTCAACGCGGCGTATATACATGAAAAGGCCCTCCAGTACTCAAGGCTATGTGCTTGCTAACTTTTCAGGAGAGTGTATATGGGGTGTTCGTGGTTCGCTCTCGACTATGTCGAGTATCTTTCATTTTTAGGAAAATCGGTCAAACATCGCTTTGCATCCCGCCATTTCCCGGCTTTGGGCACTTCGTTTAAAGATGTCGATTTTTCCAAGTCGTTGCGCTGTAGCGCGAGCCAATTCAAATTCTTCCAGAGCATCACGGATTCGAAATGCACGGGCATTGAGTCCTGCGAGCTTCAGGCTCAATCGCCAATCGTCGCGAAAATGAAGTGAAATGTTGGAGAGCAGACCAATTCGTTGGAGTTCTAAACCGGAATATCGGCTTAATATCGACTCGAAACGTCTGACCAAGCGATGATTATTGATGTCGAGTGAAACGGCTTCGGCGAGCAGGTCCACTGTTGTCAGCGGGAGATGTTCTTCGTCGTTGAACGGAAAGCCAAGATTGGCGATTTTGTCATGCTTGATGCAAACATCTGCGAATCGGACAAGTAGATCAGTCGGACCATTTACAGGTGTCAGTGGTTGATTCTCGGCACGGCATTGGCGAAACCAGAAGGCTTTGGCCATTTCCCACATATTGCATCGTAGACCGATTACTGCTCCTGTAAGATTGAAGTCGAGGCTGGTGTGATGGCTATTCTGCGTGAGAGCGAAGAGAGCGGCTTTTTTCGCCTCCTCTTTCGCCTGCATGAACCAAAAGACGCGAAGGGTCAAAGCTGCGGCTTCTGGATAGTGAATGTGACGGGCAAGTCCTTGGACAACGCTGGCTGGACGTATTGCGATCAGATGGGCCAGAAAAAGATGTGCCAATGTGAGTTGAAGTTGAAAATCGGCATCCTGTCCGGTCAGTGCTGTCTGCGACGTTTTACCGACAAGATCGAGCAGGGCTTGTGCCCGGTGGACGGCCATATGCCTGTTCCGGACAGCTTCGTAGGCACGGCGTGCTTTCTCAACATATTCGTCTGGATGCGCGATCGCGTGGGCGAGCTTGTCTTCCAGGTCGAAAACATCTTCAAACGTTTCGATTTCACGACCGGGTTCGAGAAGGTCTTCCAATCCGGGAGTACGATCTTGATTAAAGACCAAACACCCGGCTGCTGTTGCCTGGAAAAGACGCATATTGATTTCCGAAGAAATGCCTTCATTTGGAGCAAACCGTGTGTCTCCATAGAGCGCAAGCATGTCGGCGTAGGGGATTTCTGTTTCAATGCGGGCGTGAAATCGTTTTTGTAAAAAATCGGCGAATCGTTTTCGTACGGGCCGATACTGCGTGATACGTCCAACGAACGTGACTGTGTTGTGGCGCTTGTGAAAAGGCTGCCAGGGACGATCTTGCCCCCACCAGGTCACCCAGTCGGTATGAGGGTGACCATCTTGCCGGAGTGCCTCGGCCCAGTTTTTTTGGGTGGAAGCAACGACATCAAAAAGTTTGGCATAATGTCTGTGCCAATAGAAATTGAGATGGGGATCGAGAGCCCAAAAGAGTTTCGGGCATTGCAACGCATCCAGGTCTTTGAGAATGACCCGCGGTGCAAGGATTTCCTGTTGAATGAGCAAATCTGGGGTGAACTTTCTCCGTTCGCACTCTTCGGCAATAGATATGACGCCGGGTTTGGGGTGGAGTACAAGAATATGCTCACCGCCCCCGGCGAAGTAGCCGTCTAGACCGGGGGAGACGACGCAGACGCGGGGGACGACAGGCATAACTGAACTCCACCGAGCAGCCTCGGCTGCTTATTTTACAAGAATATTGTATTTCTTAAGGAATCCGACCGGGTTATACGACATTTTGGCTTTACGCAAGCCTTCGTCGCCGATGTCTTGCTCTCGATTGACGATGTCGTACTGTGATGCGGTGTGTTCAAGAAATTGTTGGTTGATGGCTTGGTATACACCTTTGAAGTTGGTGTGTCCTTTTTCAAAGTGGATGACCACGGTACCTGGTTCGAGTTCTTCGGCGACAGTGTAGGCGATGACTTTCCCATCCACTTTAATTGTTCCACCGAAGAGTTCAGGCTGTCTATCAAACGTTTTTAAAACACGAGATATGGCTTTGTTCTCTGCAATAAGCGTTTTATTACATTCATCTTCACGCCAGAGACACCAGTCTGACTGCATTTCAAGAACTTCCTCAATGCAATCCGGTGATATTACATGGTATTCAAAATCGTAGTGCTTGCTGAATTGTTTAAGGAGATTCTTTTTTTTATGGAATCGATTTCCTTTTAATTCAATGAGCTCTTGAACGGAGTAGAGGTAGTCGAAATGGTCGCGCAACTCTTTGACTTCAATCTTGTCTCCAAGTTGTGCAGAGAGGCTGTTGGCTAGCGTTTCCGGGATACGGATGAATTCCATGCCCGCAGCTATACACGGGCATCCGGTCCAATCGACGGCATCCCAATTGCCGACGGGAGCCCAATAGACAACATGGGGAATCGTTTGGCGAATGAGAACATAATCGGGGGTGAATGCCCATTCGAGACCGTATGATTCGGCCCATCCATAAATATTTCCGAAGCTATAATCCGAGGCTTTTTGTGGCATTTTCGACAATGCGGCCAGGTACTCTTCCCTTCGGGCGAGACTTGGCGCTTCAAACTCCATGTGCATGTGATCGCTCCTTGCTGATGATGGGTTTGGTTTTACGCCCCAGGCTGAATCGTTGCCAGTTTTTGAACGTGAAAACGTACAGAAGGCTAAACGCCTGGACGATTTGCGAGACGAGCATAGATGCCCAAACACCGGCTGCATCGTGTAAGACAAGATGCCCAAGTACATAGGCTGTGGGCAAACGAACCAACCAGATGGCCAATGAAAATGCGACCAGGTTATAGAGCGTTGCCCCGGCCCCATTGAGCGAACCGGCCAGGATCATGGTGCAGACCGTAAACGGAATAGACAAGAGGTTATACTTTAAATAGCTGACAGCCTCGGCGAGTACGCGAGGATCAACGGCAAAGATTGATGCCGCATTTTGAGCAAATGGCCAGATACAGGCTGAGAGGACAGTCAGAAAGCCAACACCTATAGCGGCAATACGAAAACCGAAGCGTTTCGCTTCTTCAGGATTTCCTGCACCCAAATAATGCCCCACAAGGATGGATGCCGTCAAATTGAGTGCAAAGGCAGGGAGAAAAAGCAGTGATTCGATCCGAATACCTGCCGACATGCCAGCCAATGCATCAACACTTCCCTCCGGCAATGATGCCGTGATGGCGAACAGGACAAGGTATCCGGTTTGCCAGGAAACCTGCATTAACCCTGATGGCCAGGCGACTTTGAACAGGTAACCGATGCCGCGTCGCATCCAGCGAACAGGAGGGATTGTTTCTCGCAGGAGGAGACCTTTATACTTGAGAATGCACAAATTGAACATGAGACCTGCAGTTACCGAGCCGAAGGTTGTCCATGCCAATCCTTTATACCCAAGCTCCGGCAATCCCCATAACCCGAATCCCAATCCAAAATCACCAATGGCGTTCAGTATTGTCATGATGCTCATGGAAACGAGCGGGATCTTGACTTCTTTCCGAGCGCGAAACACGGCATTCGTGATGATGAACAGGTATTGGATAGGGAGCAGGAGCAAGAACACGCTGAGAATATACGATGTGATGTCCTCAAGACCGGTCGGGACTTGGAGAAGACCGAGGAAGAGGTCTTTAAAAATTTGGCCGACAATCAGAATAACTCCACCAAGAAGTACCCCGAGAAGAAGGCTCATTCCGATATACCGCTGAGCACGGAGTTCTTTCCCCGCGCCAATAGACTGACTTACTGCAGCCACGGTACCGTTGGAGGTTGCGATGGCAAGGACGAGAAAGAAGAAGAGCGCATGGGAAATCATCCCAAACGCAGCTTGCTCTTCTCGACCGAGGCGAGCGGCAACAAAAACATCGGCTGCTCCGACAAAAAAGTGGAACAGCATCATAAGAATTTGAGGCCAGGCCAAGTGCCAGATAGCACGATATGGTGAGTCAAGGTCAATAGAAGCAGTCATGATTTTTGATTCGTTCTCGTCACGAATAGGCTTGTCGCCGTGACAAAAGATGGTTATGCTAAAGTTAACATAGGTAATGGAGACGCTTCTGAACGAGTATTCTAATGCCGTTACAGAAGAACCTGAAGCCTGTGTCCTATTGTTGCCGTCTCGTCCAGAGTCACGCGCACGAAACGGTGGAGAAGTACGAGGCAGAAAATTTTTGAATGGATTCGGACCAATACAGCCGGTTTCGCTGACCAGAGGTGAGCCAAACGTTGGAGTGATGTTTGGAGCGAAACACGAATGCAACGATGTAAGTCCGAGAGACAAAACCGTCAAGACGGTGTTGACGAAAACGTATTCGGTCCGAATGCGATGACTCGTTAACCCGGAAAAGGATGACACAATGGATGAGCTGTCGACTACGATGCGGTTGCATCTTTGGTTTGAAACAGACGACGGCATGATTTTGGGACTTGGCCGGGCCAGATTATTGGCCTTGGTGGCTGAGACCGGATCTTTGAATAAAGCGGCAAAAGCCATGGGGATGTCCTATCGGGCAGCCTGGGGCCGCATAAAAAAAACTGAAGCAGTCCTGGGAGAACCTCTTTTGGAGAAAGAAGGAGGGCGCAAAGGCTTCACGCTAAACGAGAAAGGGAAGAGACTTGTCCAAACCTTCCAGACGTTGCACGCCGACATTGAGCAATATGCGCTGGAACAGGCTCGGACTCGTCTTCAATGGGACATTCAGCCTTTTAAGGATGCCACATATGACGACCCCGACAATTGAGGCTTGCATTGGACAGTATTCTGCAGATCAATACATTGATCTTATAACTCGATTCCACAGTTATCCAGCGCCAGGACTTATTGTCGGTGGATTTATGGTGGAATTGGCCAAACGCCATATGCCCGAAGGGGTGCTCTACGACGCTGTTGCAGAGACCTCCTCATGCCTGCCCGATGCCATACAGCTTCTCACCCCATGTACGGCAGGCAACAACTGGCTGAAAATTGTCGACTTGGGTCGATATGCCATGACGTTGTTCAATAAGCATACGGGCGAAGGTGTTCGTGTGCATCTCGATCAGGCCAAGCTTGGTGGCTATGACGAGTATAGAGTCTGGTATTTCAAGGAAAAGCACAAGAAAGATCAGAACTCGAGCAAGCTGCGCAGACAAATATTTGAAGCAGGAGAGTCGGTGCTGACCGTAACTCCGGTTCGTGTTCTTGATCGGTATGTTGGCAAGGTCAGTAAAGGGGGTATTGGCGTCTGTCCCATCTGTAACGAAGCCTACCCCGTTCGGCACGGCCCTGTGTGTTTGGGCTGTTCCGGCCAGGCTCCGACGTTTTCTACCGAACCGTCGAAGGCATCATCTCTCGCGGCAAAGATTGTTCCTGTGGAAGAAGCCGTGGGGAAGACCACTGTCCACGACATGACACGTATCGCTCCAGGGACATTCAAGGGAGTTGAGTTCAAGCGAGGTCATACAATTTCTGTTGGTGACGTTTGTCGTCTCCAACATATGGGTCGTATGCATGTGTATGTTGCCGATGAAGAAGCTGCGGCTGGTGATGCCGTCCATGAGGACGAAGCTGCCGGTCGTTTTGCGACTTCCTTGTGTGCCGAGGGTTCGCTCGTTGCTGATGGTCCGGTTCATGAAGGAAAAATTACGTTAGCAGCAGCACATGATGGTTTGCTTTTGGTCAATGACGAGGCTTTGAAAGCATTCAATTTATGTCCTGATGTGGCTCTTTCCGTCAGACGTTCGGCCAGTCTCGTCAAAAAGGGTGATCGTGTCGCCGGAGTTCGAGCTCTTCCGCTTTTTATCGATCGGCCTCGTTTCCTCGCCGCTCATAGTGTCTTAAAACGCGGCACGGTGATTTCGGTGGCTCCACTGCGTCCCGCAAAAGTCGGCATTCTCATTACCGGCACCGAAGTTTTTCAGGGTCTCATTGAGGACCGGTTCGAACCGATTTTGACGAAAAAGGTGCAGGCTCTTGGTAGTCAGGTTATTGCGTCTCGTATTGTCCCTGACGATAAAGACGCGATCAAGGCGGCCCTGGCCGATTTTCTTGGTGCAGGCTGCGATCTTATCATGACGACAGCAGGATTGTCGGTTGACCCCGATGATGTCACCCGGCAGGCGATTATTGAGGCTGGCGCACAGGATATTCGCTTTGGGGTTCCATTGTTGCCTGGGAATATGGCGCTTGTAGCCAAAATCGGAGCGGCCGACTTGCTTGGTGTTCCCGCATGTGCGTTGTTCTACAAAACCACGAGTATTGACCGTCTTCTTCCTCGCATTCTGGCCGGAGTTTCACCAACGCGTCAGGAGTTGGCGTCGTTTGCCAATGGAGGATTCTGTCTCAACTGTGAAACGTGTTCCTTTCCGCA includes:
- a CDS encoding glycosyltransferase codes for the protein MPVVPRVCVVSPGLDGYFAGGGEHILVLHPKPGVISIAEECERRKFTPDLLIQQEILAPRVILKDLDALQCPKLFWALDPHLNFYWHRHYAKLFDVVASTQKNWAEALRQDGHPHTDWVTWWGQDRPWQPFHKRHNTVTFVGRITQYRPVRKRFADFLQKRFHARIETEIPYADMLALYGDTRFAPNEGISSEINMRLFQATAAGCLVFNQDRTPGLEDLLEPGREIETFEDVFDLEDKLAHAIAHPDEYVEKARRAYEAVRNRHMAVHRAQALLDLVGKTSQTALTGQDADFQLQLTLAHLFLAHLIAIRPASVVQGLARHIHYPEAAALTLRVFWFMQAKEEAKKAALFALTQNSHHTSLDFNLTGAVIGLRCNMWEMAKAFWFRQCRAENQPLTPVNGPTDLLVRFADVCIKHDKIANLGFPFNDEEHLPLTTVDLLAEAVSLDINNHRLVRRFESILSRYSGLELQRIGLLSNISLHFRDDWRLSLKLAGLNARAFRIRDALEEFELARATAQRLGKIDIFKRSAQSREMAGCKAMFDRFS
- a CDS encoding DUF2156 domain-containing protein is translated as MHMEFEAPSLARREEYLAALSKMPQKASDYSFGNIYGWAESYGLEWAFTPDYVLIRQTIPHVVYWAPVGNWDAVDWTGCPCIAAGMEFIRIPETLANSLSAQLGDKIEVKELRDHFDYLYSVQELIELKGNRFHKKKNLLKQFSKHYDFEYHVISPDCIEEVLEMQSDWCLWREDECNKTLIAENKAISRVLKTFDRQPELFGGTIKVDGKVIAYTVAEELEPGTVVIHFEKGHTNFKGVYQAINQQFLEHTASQYDIVNREQDIGDEGLRKAKMSYNPVGFLKKYNILVK
- a CDS encoding MATE family efflux transporter, which translates into the protein MTASIDLDSPYRAIWHLAWPQILMMLFHFFVGAADVFVAARLGREEQAAFGMISHALFFFLVLAIATSNGTVAAVSQSIGAGKELRAQRYIGMSLLLGVLLGGVILIVGQIFKDLFLGLLQVPTGLEDITSYILSVFLLLLPIQYLFIITNAVFRARKEVKIPLVSMSIMTILNAIGDFGLGFGLWGLPELGYKGLAWTTFGSVTAGLMFNLCILKYKGLLLRETIPPVRWMRRGIGYLFKVAWPSGLMQVSWQTGYLVLFAITASLPEGSVDALAGMSAGIRIESLLFLPAFALNLTASILVGHYLGAGNPEEAKRFGFRIAAIGVGFLTVLSACIWPFAQNAASIFAVDPRVLAEAVSYLKYNLLSIPFTVCTMILAGSLNGAGATLYNLVAFSLAIWLVRLPTAYVLGHLVLHDAAGVWASMLVSQIVQAFSLLYVFTFKNWQRFSLGRKTKPIISKERSHAHGV
- a CDS encoding winged helix-turn-helix domain-containing protein — its product is MDELSTTMRLHLWFETDDGMILGLGRARLLALVAETGSLNKAAKAMGMSYRAAWGRIKKTEAVLGEPLLEKEGGRKGFTLNEKGKRLVQTFQTLHADIEQYALEQARTRLQWDIQPFKDATYDDPDN
- a CDS encoding FmdE family protein, producing MTTPTIEACIGQYSADQYIDLITRFHSYPAPGLIVGGFMVELAKRHMPEGVLYDAVAETSSCLPDAIQLLTPCTAGNNWLKIVDLGRYAMTLFNKHTGEGVRVHLDQAKLGGYDEYRVWYFKEKHKKDQNSSKLRRQIFEAGESVLTVTPVRVLDRYVGKVSKGGIGVCPICNEAYPVRHGPVCLGCSGQAPTFSTEPSKASSLAAKIVPVEEAVGKTTVHDMTRIAPGTFKGVEFKRGHTISVGDVCRLQHMGRMHVYVADEEAAAGDAVHEDEAAGRFATSLCAEGSLVADGPVHEGKITLAAAHDGLLLVNDEALKAFNLCPDVALSVRRSASLVKKGDRVAGVRALPLFIDRPRFLAAHSVLKRGTVISVAPLRPAKVGILITGTEVFQGLIEDRFEPILTKKVQALGSQVIASRIVPDDKDAIKAALADFLGAGCDLIMTTAGLSVDPDDVTRQAIIEAGAQDIRFGVPLLPGNMALVAKIGAADLLGVPACALFYKTTSIDRLLPRILAGVSPTRQELASFANGGFCLNCETCSFPHCPFGG